Proteins from a genomic interval of Solea solea chromosome 10, fSolSol10.1, whole genome shotgun sequence:
- the LOC131467544 gene encoding high-affinity choline transporter 1-like yields the protein MALNVAGVIAVVVFYILILGTGIWASRKAKEAQRTSTGDRTEMVLLGDRKINLLVGIFTMTATWVGGGFLLGVAEAVYTPNMGLIWALMPVQCSVSFIIGGLFFAKPMRDKKYVTMFDPFQKKYGNVLCGALVLPALLVDVLWVSCTLLGLGITMTVILELPFTYSVCISAAVAIVYTLLGGLYSVAYTDIIQLALIFFSLWLCVPFLLLNPASPNIAQTAFNNTVQAPWVGSLEKDMVWRWIDDCLMLALGSVSFQCFQQRTLSASSSQTAQLTCFAAAVMIVILGIPPVLVGAVAASTDWNLTLYGSPPPYERGQQMMVLPLTLQNLTPSFISVIGVGAVAAAVMSSTDSALLSATSVFSSNIYKNILRKQASDREMQWVFRITVVVVGVAGTSITFFTKSTLVLWLLGADVSYTLILPHLVSVLFFKVTNEYGAMVGYTVGLTVRILLGENSIGLPVVLHLPGCTLEDGIYVQKFAFRTVAMLCTQITIVASSALALVLFNSGVLPERWDIYKVKRQSAASPAHAVTQNLREEAKGDAECDENKDGLSLQPML from the exons ATGGCTCTGAACGTTGCCGGTGTGATTGCGGTTGTTGTGTTCTACATCCTTATCTTGGGGACGGGGATTTGGGCTTCACGAAAGGCCAAGGAGGCTCAGAGGACAAGCACAGGAGACAGGACTGAAATGGTGCTGCTTGGGGACAGAAAAATTAACTTGCTGGTTGGGATTTTCACCATGACAG CTACATGGGTGGGAGGTGGTTTTCTCCTGGGTGTGGCTGAGGCAGTGTACACTCCTAACATGGGCTTGATATGGGCTCTAATGCCCGTACAATGCAGTGTGTCTTTCATAATAG GTGGTCTTTTCTTTGCCAAGCCAATGAGGGACAAGAAGTATGTCACCATGTTTGACCCATTCCAGAAAAAGTATGGCAATGTACTGTGTGGTGCTCTGGTGCTGCCGGCTCTGCTTGTGGACGTGCTGTGGGTGTCGTGCACCCTGCTTGGTTTAG GAATAACCATGACTGTGATCCTGGAGTTGCCCTTCACCTATTCTGTGTGCATCTCAGCAGCTGTTGCCATTGTCTACACGTTGTTAGGAGGACTTTATTCAGTGGCCTACACTGACATCATCCAGCTGGCtctcatttttttcagtttg TGGCTGTGTGTCCCCTTCCTTCTGCTCAACCCCGCGTCTCCCAACATCGCACAAACAGCTTTCAACAACACAGTTCAAGCACCCTGGGTCGGCTCTCTGGAGAAAGACATGGTCTGGAGGTGGATTGACGACTGTTTAATGCTG GCTCTTGGCAGTGTCTCTTTTCAGTGCTTCCAGCAGAGGACGCTGTCTGCCTCCTCGTCACAGACAGCCCAGTTAACctgctttgctgctgctgttatgaTAGTGATCCTGGGAATCCCTCCAGTCTTGGTCGGGGCTGTCGCTGCCTCCACAG ACTGGAATCTGACGCTGTATGGCTCTCCGCCTCCTTATGAACGCGGTCAGCAAATGATGGTCCTTCCCCTGACCCTGCAGAACCTCACTCCATCTTTCATCTCAGTCATCGGAGTTGGAGCCGTGGCCGCAGCCGTCATGTCGTCCACAGACTCCGCCCTGTTATCTGCAACTTCTGTTTTCTCCTCAAATATCTACAAGAACATTCTGCGTAAACAG GCCTCAGACCGTGAAATGCAGTGGGTGTTTCGGATCACAGTAGTAGTTGTGGGTGTGGCCGGGACATCCATAACCTTCTTCACTAAAAGCACCCTAGTCCTTTGGCTTCTTGGAGCAGATGTTTCCTACACGCTCATATTACCCCATCTAGTTTCTGTGCTCTTCTTCAAAGTGACAAATGAGTATGGTGCCATGGTGGGTTACACTGTAGGGCTGACTGTGAGGATTCTGCTGGGAGAGAACAGTATAGGACTTCCTGTAGTTCTACACCTTCCCGGTTGCACGCTGGAAGACGGCATCTACGTCCAAAAATTTGCATTCCGAACAGTCGCCATGCTGTGCACGCAGATAACCATCGTAGCTTCTTCTGCCTTGGCTCTGGTCCTGTTCAACAGCGGCGTGCTGCCTGAAAGATGGGACATCTACAAAGTAAAGCGTCAGAGTGCTGCATCACCAGCACATGCTGTCACTCAGAATCTCAGAGAGGAAGCCAAAGGTGATGCTGaatgtgatgaaaacaaagatgGACTTTCCTTACAACCCATGTTGTAG